The following proteins are co-located in the Amycolatopsis tolypomycina genome:
- a CDS encoding helix-turn-helix domain-containing protein, translating to MNAVNASAGEQNIGPTARRMILGSQLRRLREEAGITRQQAGYNIRGSESKISRLELGRVGFKERDVTDLLTMYGVDDPAERRAFLDMVKQSNEPGWWRRFGDTMPNWFTDLVGLEEAAARIQIWEPIYVSGLLQVEPYARAIFSHGRPDMADERVDQLVALRMRRQKMFSRPDAPRVWMVLDESVLHRPIGGPKVLKQQIEYLLEMSALPHVSIQVLPYESSGLSAEHAFSLLRFGEPELPNIAYVEYLTGAHYIEKREEIEKYSRALDMLAVDAETPERSRGMLAKRRQEI from the coding sequence ATGAACGCGGTGAACGCGTCCGCAGGTGAACAGAACATCGGCCCGACGGCGCGCCGCATGATCCTCGGCTCGCAACTGCGCCGTCTCCGCGAAGAGGCCGGCATCACCCGTCAGCAGGCCGGTTACAACATCCGTGGGTCCGAGTCCAAGATCAGCCGGCTGGAGCTGGGCCGGGTCGGGTTCAAGGAACGCGACGTCACCGACCTGCTGACGATGTACGGCGTCGACGACCCGGCCGAGCGCCGGGCGTTCCTCGACATGGTCAAGCAGTCGAACGAGCCGGGCTGGTGGCGGCGCTTCGGCGACACCATGCCGAACTGGTTCACCGACCTGGTCGGCCTCGAAGAAGCCGCCGCGCGAATCCAGATCTGGGAGCCGATCTACGTGTCGGGCCTCCTGCAGGTCGAGCCGTACGCACGAGCGATCTTCAGCCACGGCCGCCCGGACATGGCCGACGAGCGGGTCGACCAGCTCGTCGCGCTGCGGATGCGCCGCCAGAAGATGTTCAGCAGGCCGGACGCGCCCCGCGTGTGGATGGTGCTCGACGAGTCGGTGCTGCACCGCCCGATCGGTGGCCCGAAGGTCCTCAAGCAGCAGATCGAATACCTGCTGGAAATGAGCGCGTTGCCGCACGTGTCGATCCAGGTGCTGCCGTACGAGAGCAGCGGCCTCTCCGCGGAACACGCTTTTTCGCTGCTGCGGTTCGGCGAGCCCGAACTGCCGAACATCGCCTACGTCGAGTACCTGACGGGCGCGCACTACATCGAGAAGCGCGAAGAGATCGAAAAGTACAGCCGCGCGCTCGACATGCTGGCCGTCGACGCGGAGACTCCGGAGCGGAGCCGGGGGATGCTCGCGAAGCGTCGCCAGGAGATCTAG
- a CDS encoding DUF397 domain-containing protein, which produces MAERFENGVPADRLTGVAWRKASYSNFNGNCVEVAPLSNGEIAMRNSRFPTGPALVYTRAEMAAFLAGAKDGEFDDVLG; this is translated from the coding sequence ATGGCTGAGCGATTCGAGAACGGCGTCCCGGCTGATCGGCTGACCGGTGTCGCATGGCGCAAGGCGAGCTACAGCAACTTCAACGGCAACTGCGTCGAGGTCGCGCCGCTGTCCAACGGCGAGATCGCGATGCGCAACTCGCGCTTCCCGACCGGCCCGGCGCTCGTCTACACGCGCGCCGAGATGGCGGCGTTCCTGGCGGGCGCGAAGGACGGTGAATTCGACGATGTCCTCGGCTGA
- a CDS encoding IS982 family transposase, producing the protein MTTDLNTLLTALYVKIDDHLAGRRRVGRPPKLTDAELVTLAVAQALLGFTSEARWLRFLPARMPGAFRYLPGQSGYNRRLRAALPLVKQVMRWLAADTDLWTDTTWIVDSTPVECGRSRPTVQRSELAGWAKYGFCRSHSRWFWGLRLHLVCTPAGLPIAWALADPKVDERQVLMAICDHEPHLLTERPGLLIIADKGYVSAELDRFLAERGVRLIRPSYRNRKPHPGEPLLKSIRQLIESVNDTLKGQLNLEQHGGRTIEGVGVRIAQRLLALTAAIWHNRATGQPITRSLTAYDH; encoded by the coding sequence GTGACGACAGACCTGAACACCCTTCTCACCGCACTCTACGTCAAGATCGACGACCACCTCGCCGGCAGGCGGCGGGTGGGCAGGCCGCCGAAGCTGACCGACGCGGAGCTGGTGACCTTGGCCGTGGCCCAGGCGTTGCTGGGGTTCACCTCCGAGGCCCGCTGGCTGCGGTTCCTGCCCGCCCGGATGCCCGGCGCGTTCCGCTATCTGCCTGGCCAGTCCGGCTACAACCGTCGGCTGCGTGCCGCGTTGCCGCTGGTCAAGCAGGTCATGCGCTGGCTGGCGGCGGACACCGACCTGTGGACCGACACCACCTGGATCGTGGACTCCACCCCGGTCGAATGCGGTCGCTCCCGACCCACGGTCCAGCGTTCGGAGCTGGCCGGCTGGGCAAAGTATGGCTTCTGCCGCTCCCACTCGCGCTGGTTCTGGGGACTGCGGCTGCATCTGGTCTGCACCCCGGCCGGACTCCCCATCGCCTGGGCGCTGGCCGACCCGAAGGTCGACGAGCGGCAGGTGCTCATGGCCATCTGCGACCACGAACCCCACCTGCTCACCGAACGTCCGGGGCTGCTGATCATCGCCGACAAGGGCTACGTCTCCGCGGAACTGGACCGCTTCCTGGCCGAGCGCGGGGTCCGGCTGATCCGGCCGTCCTACCGCAACCGCAAGCCGCATCCCGGTGAGCCGCTGCTCAAGTCCATCCGCCAGCTCATCGAGTCGGTCAACGACACCCTCAAGGGCCAGCTGAACCTGGAACAGCACGGTGGACGCACCATCGAAGGCGTCGGAGTCCGCATCGCCCAACGCCTCCTGGCCCTCACCGCCGCCATCTGGCACAACCGCGCCACCGGCCAACCCATCACCCGATCACTGACCGCCTACGACCACTGA